The Campylobacter suis genome includes a window with the following:
- a CDS encoding helix-turn-helix domain-containing protein: MKTLELITPDDLYRLYGIPLQTQAKWRMEKGGGVKIPFIKLGRRIFYNLASIEEFILGLEKIPGKRGELL, encoded by the coding sequence ATGAAAACTTTAGAATTAATAACACCAGATGATCTATATAGATTATATGGTATACCTTTACAAACTCAAGCAAAGTGGCGTATGGAAAAAGGCGGCGGGGTGAAAATACCTTTTATAAAACTCGGACGTAGAATATTTTACAATCTAGCAAGCATAGAGGAATTTATTTTAGGTCTAGAAAAAATACCTGGTAAGAGAGGAGAATTATTATGA